In a genomic window of Melitaea cinxia chromosome 2, ilMelCinx1.1, whole genome shotgun sequence:
- the LOC123665268 gene encoding 1-acyl-sn-glycerol-3-phosphate acyltransferase alpha-like yields MWDKVVYIFIITIATYILKQLFSETPNYVKFQSKFLVFYIWASVISLFMLPFFVFNPRNVLNSLYGVQLIKHITKLMEIKWVLRNGKVLIEDRGAVIVSNHQSSIDILGMFNIWHVAVKIAAVARKELFYIWPFGLSAYLAGVIFIDRNNSKDAYKTLKATTDIMIKNKTKLWLFPEGTRNKDFTKLLPFKKGAFNIAVAAQVPIIPVVISPYYFINSKKYIFNKGHAIIQCLEPVPTVGLTIDDVPKLKDEIQNIMESAYKELSKEVLSGLPPNYPLATQD; encoded by the exons atgtggGACAAagttgtttacatttttataataacaatagcgACGTATATATTGAAACAACTGTTTTCCGAAACGCCcaattatgtaaaatttcaGTCAAAATTCCTTGTTTTTTACATTTGGGCGTCTGTGATAAGTTTGTTTATGCTGCCGTTTTTCGTATTCAACCCAAGAAATGTTTTGAATTCTTT ATATGGTgttcaattaattaaacatataacCAAACTTATGGAAATAAAATGGGTGTTGAGAAATGGTAAAGTTCTTATTGAGGATAGAGGAGCTGTCATTGTATCGAACCATCAGTCTTCTATTGATATATTGG gtaTGTTTAACATATGGCATGTAGCAGTGAAAATAGCTGCAGTCGCCAGAAaggagttattttatatttggccATTTGGTTTATCGGCATATCTTGCAGGAGTTATATTCATTGACAGAAATAACTCAAAGGATGCTTACAAAACTCTCAAAGCCACAACTGACATCATGATTAAAAATAAG ACAAAGCTTTGGCTATTTCCTGAAGGTACAAGGAATAAAGACTTCACAAAGTTGTTACCATTCAAAAAAGGAGCCTTCAACATAGCTGTCGCCGCTCAAGTTCCCATCATTCCAGTTGTAATCTCACcatactattttataaatagtaaaaaatatatatttaacaaag GTCACGCAATAATTCAATGTCTGGAACCAGTGCCAACTGTGGGTCTTACAATAGATGATGTACCGAAACTCAAGGATGAAATCCAGAACATTATGGAAAGTGCGTACAAAGAACTATCGAAGGAAGTCCTAAGTGGTCTACCACCAAACTACCCCCTTGCTACACAGGACTAA